A single genomic interval of Corallococcus macrosporus harbors:
- a CDS encoding DUF5995 family protein: MTVSPASPSSHRTQRPKKPVHLHETKAPDAQGPIQLDDVLWNPVNAEEALEGLEKILGRLNARNDSRAIFLDIYAIVTRKVVHLLSRPDAGGFMEPEWLSHLTGRFAEEALIAVRDSLKNLPLPTAAWRFATHYPAQGLTQPYQDALLGVSAHINHDLGMVVYDNIAHQSPPADARRMARYRHDYFHVNEILRSCIPECLDLLAERYHCTSTKLLLKVPFSRPVVERAVMQMLIVWRQRVWENVVAMLEAQTPEEHQAVVERVRTTSGRIAQALCADKALWRTVRGEAPPFSLGLPPEAWPGVVLPTPEADGAVSARAS, encoded by the coding sequence ATGACTGTTTCACCGGCGTCCCCCTCGTCCCACCGCACGCAGCGTCCGAAGAAGCCCGTCCACCTCCACGAGACGAAGGCGCCGGACGCGCAGGGCCCCATCCAGTTGGATGACGTTCTCTGGAACCCGGTCAACGCCGAGGAGGCGCTGGAGGGGCTGGAGAAGATCCTCGGCCGGCTGAACGCGCGCAATGACTCACGCGCCATCTTCCTGGACATCTACGCCATCGTCACCCGCAAGGTCGTCCACCTGCTGAGCAGGCCGGACGCGGGCGGCTTCATGGAGCCCGAGTGGCTGTCGCACCTGACGGGCCGCTTCGCGGAAGAAGCCCTCATCGCGGTGCGCGACTCGCTGAAGAACCTGCCGCTGCCCACCGCGGCGTGGCGCTTCGCGACGCATTATCCCGCCCAGGGGCTCACGCAGCCGTATCAGGACGCGCTCTTGGGCGTGAGCGCCCACATCAACCACGACCTGGGAATGGTCGTCTACGACAACATCGCGCACCAGTCCCCGCCGGCGGACGCGCGTCGCATGGCGCGCTACCGGCACGACTACTTCCACGTGAACGAGATCCTCCGCTCGTGCATCCCGGAGTGCCTGGACCTGCTCGCGGAGCGCTATCACTGCACGTCCACGAAGCTGCTGCTGAAGGTGCCCTTCAGCCGCCCCGTGGTGGAGCGGGCCGTCATGCAGATGCTCATCGTCTGGCGGCAGCGCGTCTGGGAGAACGTCGTCGCGATGCTGGAGGCGCAGACGCCCGAGGAGCACCAGGCCGTCGTGGAGCGCGTGCGCACGACGTCCGGCCGTATCGCCCAGGCCCTGTGCGCGGACAAGGCGCTGTGGCGGACGGTGCGCGGCGAGGCGCCGCCGTTCAGCCTGGGCCTGCCGCCGGAGGCGTGGCCCGGCGTGGTGCTGCCCACGCCGGAAGCGGACGGGGCCGTCAGCGCCCGCGCCAGCTAG
- a CDS encoding c-type cytochrome produces MMKKILLAIGVLVALVLIGAGTAMGVATHKINKTYDYVALPNITRDSSPEGIARGEQVFRAVCGECHAGGGNTKPVGGRMHDFPPDLGTFYSANITSDMEKGVGAWTDQEIARMVINGIDKNHHFRPMPAFPNMGDKDIAAVIGFMRSGHPDFAPEKAQPPRSELTPPGRMVFAFAMGINDKSRTEPVAVPAKSADSVEYGRYLAGSVYDCVFCHSPGFDGSAVKLQHPDTVLSGGFEFDLTPLGGEGKLLSPNISASETAGIGKWTLDEFKHAMVTGVTPGGYILRPPMPKYRYADDVELSALYTFIRSMKPNDKVVPPPAGGRPKAEPSADPEKMFSSLGCATCHAPGKAYEAKLQGAKGKAPEEVAKWIRNPESFKPGTQMPTYESLVDENNALALAKYVLGKTGGGVSEGTAP; encoded by the coding sequence ATGATGAAGAAGATCCTGCTGGCCATTGGAGTGCTGGTCGCCCTGGTCTTGATTGGCGCGGGTACCGCCATGGGCGTGGCCACCCACAAGATCAACAAGACGTATGACTATGTGGCGCTGCCCAACATCACGCGCGACAGCTCGCCGGAGGGCATTGCCCGCGGTGAGCAGGTGTTCCGCGCGGTGTGTGGCGAGTGTCACGCGGGCGGTGGCAACACCAAGCCCGTCGGCGGCCGGATGCACGACTTCCCGCCCGACCTGGGCACCTTCTACTCGGCGAACATCACGTCCGACATGGAGAAGGGCGTGGGCGCCTGGACGGACCAGGAGATCGCCCGCATGGTGATCAACGGCATCGACAAGAACCACCACTTCCGCCCCATGCCCGCGTTCCCCAACATGGGTGACAAGGACATCGCGGCGGTCATCGGCTTCATGCGCTCCGGGCACCCGGACTTCGCGCCGGAGAAGGCCCAGCCGCCGCGCTCCGAGCTGACGCCCCCGGGCCGCATGGTGTTCGCGTTCGCCATGGGCATCAACGACAAGAGCCGCACGGAGCCGGTGGCCGTGCCCGCGAAGTCGGCGGACTCCGTGGAGTACGGCCGCTACCTGGCCGGCAGCGTCTACGACTGCGTCTTCTGCCACTCGCCGGGCTTCGACGGCAGCGCGGTGAAGCTGCAGCACCCGGACACGGTGCTCAGCGGCGGCTTCGAGTTCGACCTGACCCCGCTGGGCGGCGAGGGCAAGCTGCTGTCGCCCAACATCTCCGCCAGCGAGACGGCCGGCATCGGCAAGTGGACGCTGGATGAGTTCAAGCACGCGATGGTCACCGGCGTGACGCCGGGCGGCTACATCCTGCGCCCGCCCATGCCCAAGTACCGCTACGCGGACGACGTGGAGCTCTCGGCCCTCTACACCTTCATCCGCTCCATGAAGCCCAACGACAAGGTCGTGCCGCCCCCCGCCGGTGGCCGTCCCAAGGCGGAGCCCTCCGCGGACCCGGAGAAGATGTTCAGCTCCCTGGGCTGCGCGACCTGCCACGCCCCCGGCAAGGCCTACGAGGCCAAGCTCCAGGGCGCCAAGGGCAAGGCCCCGGAAGAGGTGGCCAAGTGGATCCGCAACCCGGAGTCCTTCAAGCCCGGCACGCAGATGCCCACCTACGAGTCCCTCGTCGACGAGAACAACGCCCTGGCGCTCGCGAAGTACGTCCTGGGCAAGACGGGCGGCGGCGTCAGCGAAGGCACCGCCCCCTGA
- the menA gene encoding 1,4-dihydroxy-2-naphthoate octaprenyltransferase: MATPSLPSSSVTLEARPPLARVWWLALRPKTLTASIAPTVLGWAFANAEGSWRPVPALTFLVGFVLMQIVSNLVNDYADFERGADTEARLGPARVTQKGWLSAREVATAAALAFTGSALALLLLTQAEGWWVFAGGAFCLAGAVFYSAGPIPLGYLGLGDVLVLIIFGLFGVSGSYVVLTHHVTPAVWLAGLSMGLFSAGILAVNNLRDRKTDVVAGKRTLVVRFGQRFGQWEYTLAVGGAFVLPVLAWLLMPEHRWAWLFTLAALPLAVKQIRAIWREDGSALNPHLGKTAGLGLVFALLLSVGLSF; the protein is encoded by the coding sequence ATGGCCACTCCGAGTCTCCCGTCGTCGAGTGTCACGCTTGAAGCAAGACCCCCTCTGGCCCGCGTGTGGTGGCTCGCGCTGCGGCCCAAGACGCTGACCGCCTCCATCGCGCCCACGGTGCTGGGCTGGGCCTTCGCCAACGCGGAGGGCAGCTGGCGGCCGGTGCCCGCGCTCACGTTCCTGGTGGGCTTCGTGCTCATGCAGATCGTCAGCAACCTGGTGAACGACTACGCGGACTTCGAGCGCGGGGCGGACACCGAGGCGCGCCTGGGGCCCGCGCGCGTCACGCAGAAGGGCTGGCTGTCCGCGCGCGAGGTGGCGACGGCCGCGGCGCTGGCGTTCACCGGCTCGGCGCTCGCGCTGCTGCTCCTGACGCAGGCGGAAGGGTGGTGGGTGTTCGCGGGCGGCGCCTTCTGCCTCGCGGGCGCGGTCTTCTACTCCGCGGGCCCCATCCCCCTGGGCTACCTGGGGCTGGGGGACGTGCTGGTGCTGATCATCTTCGGCCTCTTTGGCGTGAGCGGCAGCTACGTCGTGCTCACGCACCACGTCACGCCGGCCGTGTGGCTGGCGGGGCTGTCCATGGGGCTGTTCTCCGCGGGCATCCTCGCGGTGAACAACCTGCGCGACCGCAAGACGGACGTCGTCGCCGGCAAGCGCACGCTCGTGGTGCGCTTCGGTCAGCGCTTCGGGCAGTGGGAGTACACGCTGGCGGTGGGCGGCGCGTTCGTGCTGCCGGTGCTCGCCTGGCTGCTGATGCCGGAGCACCGCTGGGCCTGGCTCTTCACGCTGGCGGCCCTGCCGCTCGCGGTGAAGCAGATCCGCGCCATCTGGAGGGAGGACGGCAGCGCGCTCAACCCGCATCTGGGCAAGACGGCGGGGCTGGGACTCGTCTTCGCGCTGCTGCTCTCCGTGGGCCTCAGCTTCTGA
- a CDS encoding DNA-binding protein, producing the protein MNPSSFSSPALSLSRRGALALLGAFALVFAGCQPVLSIADARTRANGSEVTVQGAVTVAPGTFVSAMGDEGFALQDDTGGLYIKMAEKQSFGLGARVRVTGTLDEQNQLRILKTVPMDVDLKPGTEQVAPRTVSTGGVNESVEGQLIRASGAITQAFVDDSPYGYKLYIDDGSGEVQVFVHVSAGFDKAALQALTVGQRISVVGLAAQYETTYEVAPRMPSDLAVETIIP; encoded by the coding sequence ATGAACCCTTCCTCCTTCTCCTCCCCTGCCCTGTCCCTTTCGCGCCGGGGTGCCCTGGCGCTGCTGGGCGCGTTCGCGCTCGTGTTCGCCGGCTGCCAGCCGGTCCTCTCCATCGCCGACGCGCGTACGCGCGCCAACGGTTCCGAGGTGACGGTGCAGGGCGCGGTGACCGTGGCGCCCGGCACCTTCGTCTCCGCGATGGGGGACGAGGGCTTCGCGCTCCAGGACGACACCGGCGGCCTCTACATCAAGATGGCGGAGAAGCAGTCCTTCGGGCTGGGGGCCCGCGTGCGAGTCACCGGCACGCTGGATGAGCAGAACCAGCTGCGCATCCTCAAGACGGTGCCCATGGACGTGGACCTGAAGCCCGGCACGGAGCAGGTCGCGCCCCGGACCGTCTCCACCGGCGGCGTGAACGAGTCCGTGGAGGGCCAGCTCATCCGCGCCAGCGGCGCCATCACCCAGGCCTTCGTGGACGACTCGCCCTACGGCTACAAGCTCTACATCGACGACGGCAGCGGTGAGGTGCAGGTGTTCGTCCACGTGTCCGCCGGGTTCGACAAGGCGGCGCTCCAGGCCCTCACCGTGGGGCAGCGCATCAGCGTGGTGGGCCTGGCAGCCCAGTACGAGACCACCTACGAGGTGGCGCCCCGCATGCCGAGCGACCTGGCTGTCGAGACAATCATCCCCTGA
- a CDS encoding transglycosylase SLT domain-containing protein: MDGLRGTAAVLLACAGLWAPGAAWAQAPGEDDSGDVMSEEKLEALLDTPTAQPSQDEVTAEAFGPERLTPYFAEGLLAKAKAEFDRGRYKSARTLLATESPPSLPGRFLQAQAAFLARDFTTAAAEFTVLAEDYVPLRDHCLMKAAQSHERLRKPLRAAEQYGQVSPSSPLYPQARFTMASVLKRQLKIPEALAALQEFIDSRQARGPDALRMKALLAYCDLARAAGQYNAEHRALLEVWATAPLSREADRARALLRDLPLPMKWRVRRAESLVELHQNVAAMNMLARSGPRTELPDELACRAQLTLGRALRKERQHRRAIQVLEPVARECQSPEQRPQALYLLAYSQSVVQPEAAVETYATLARDYPEHGYADDALFFEAWTQQRLGRADEALRNYEALAKRYPAGNFAAEALFRAFWLHLRKDETQPGLASLMAVEQLPEAARTDEALWRARYWQARVQENGGALEAALARYELIATERPTAWYGLLSRTRLAQHAPERLARLTEASAQAVPARTLNTAAPASDEVWPLPPGPLQKDPRFAAGVELLRLGQPGVVEELLAVDTRGLAEAPARLLYQTMRRTGRGRATRQVARVTLRQEAAGPLSAASRPVWEATWPLAFRPLIQSYSKAARVDPDLLQGLIREESRFNPTARSSTGALGLAQLMPQTAREVADSLKLASFEVSSLLQPAQNIRLGAAYLGSLLKHFDGNPAYAVAAYNAGPAAVERWRKALPQAELDEWVEHIAFDETRDYVKRVLSSYSAYKLLYANEVPASFAPARKAPLEAKRTPAVSPATGVGGSGRNVATPTSSVSGGR; this comes from the coding sequence ATGGACGGACTTCGAGGAACAGCTGCGGTCTTGCTTGCGTGCGCGGGCCTGTGGGCCCCGGGCGCCGCGTGGGCTCAGGCCCCCGGTGAGGACGACTCCGGCGACGTGATGTCGGAGGAGAAGCTGGAGGCCCTGCTCGACACGCCGACGGCGCAGCCCTCCCAGGACGAGGTGACGGCGGAGGCCTTCGGGCCGGAGCGCCTGACGCCCTACTTCGCGGAAGGCCTGCTGGCGAAGGCGAAGGCGGAGTTCGACCGCGGCCGGTACAAGTCCGCGCGGACGCTGCTCGCCACGGAGTCGCCCCCTTCCCTCCCCGGCCGCTTCCTCCAGGCGCAGGCCGCGTTCCTCGCGCGCGACTTCACCACCGCCGCCGCGGAGTTCACCGTGCTCGCGGAGGACTACGTCCCCTTGCGCGACCACTGCCTCATGAAGGCCGCGCAGTCGCATGAGCGGCTGCGCAAGCCGCTGCGCGCGGCGGAGCAGTATGGCCAGGTGAGCCCCAGCTCCCCGCTCTACCCGCAGGCCCGCTTCACCATGGCAAGCGTGCTCAAGCGCCAGCTGAAGATCCCGGAGGCGCTGGCCGCGCTCCAGGAGTTCATCGACAGCCGGCAGGCCCGCGGGCCGGACGCGCTGCGCATGAAGGCGCTGCTCGCGTACTGCGACCTGGCGCGCGCGGCGGGCCAGTACAACGCCGAGCACCGCGCGCTGCTGGAGGTCTGGGCCACCGCCCCGCTGTCGAGGGAGGCGGACCGCGCGCGCGCCCTCTTGCGCGACCTGCCCCTGCCCATGAAGTGGCGCGTGCGCCGCGCGGAGTCACTGGTGGAGCTGCACCAGAACGTCGCCGCCATGAACATGCTGGCCCGCTCCGGGCCCCGCACGGAGCTCCCGGACGAGCTGGCCTGCCGCGCCCAGCTCACCCTGGGCCGCGCGCTGCGCAAGGAGCGCCAGCACCGCCGCGCCATCCAGGTGCTGGAGCCGGTGGCGCGCGAGTGCCAGTCGCCCGAGCAGCGGCCGCAGGCGCTCTACCTGCTGGCCTATTCGCAGTCCGTGGTGCAGCCGGAGGCGGCGGTGGAGACCTACGCCACGCTGGCGCGGGACTACCCGGAGCACGGCTACGCGGACGACGCGCTCTTCTTCGAGGCCTGGACGCAGCAGCGTCTGGGCCGCGCGGACGAGGCGCTGCGGAACTATGAGGCGCTGGCGAAGCGCTACCCCGCCGGCAACTTCGCCGCCGAGGCCCTCTTCCGCGCCTTCTGGCTGCACCTGCGCAAGGACGAGACGCAGCCGGGCCTGGCGTCGCTGATGGCGGTGGAGCAGTTGCCGGAGGCCGCGCGCACCGACGAGGCCCTGTGGCGCGCGCGCTACTGGCAGGCGCGCGTCCAGGAGAACGGCGGCGCGCTGGAGGCGGCGCTCGCGCGCTACGAGCTCATCGCCACCGAGCGTCCCACGGCCTGGTACGGCCTGCTCTCCCGCACGCGGCTGGCCCAGCACGCGCCGGAGCGGCTGGCGCGGCTGACGGAAGCCTCCGCGCAGGCCGTCCCCGCCAGGACGCTGAACACCGCCGCGCCGGCAAGCGACGAGGTCTGGCCCCTGCCCCCGGGTCCGCTCCAGAAGGATCCGCGCTTCGCGGCGGGTGTGGAGCTGCTGCGCCTGGGACAGCCGGGCGTGGTGGAGGAGCTGCTCGCGGTGGACACGCGCGGCCTGGCGGAGGCGCCCGCGCGGCTGCTCTACCAGACCATGCGCCGCACCGGCCGGGGCCGGGCCACGCGGCAGGTGGCCCGCGTGACGCTGCGCCAGGAGGCCGCGGGCCCCTTGAGCGCCGCGTCCCGCCCGGTGTGGGAGGCGACGTGGCCGCTCGCGTTCCGGCCGCTCATCCAGAGCTACTCGAAGGCCGCACGCGTGGATCCGGACCTGCTGCAGGGCCTCATCCGCGAGGAGAGCCGCTTCAACCCGACCGCGCGCTCCTCCACCGGCGCGCTGGGGCTGGCGCAGCTCATGCCGCAGACGGCGCGGGAGGTGGCGGACTCGCTCAAGCTGGCGTCGTTCGAGGTATCGTCGCTCCTGCAGCCCGCGCAGAACATCCGGCTGGGCGCGGCGTACCTGGGCTCGCTGCTCAAGCACTTCGACGGCAACCCCGCCTACGCCGTGGCCGCCTACAACGCGGGCCCCGCGGCGGTGGAGCGCTGGCGCAAGGCTCTGCCCCAGGCGGAGCTGGACGAGTGGGTGGAGCACATCGCCTTCGACGAGACCCGCGACTACGTGAAGCGCGTGCTCAGCAGCTACAGCGCCTACAAGCTGCTCTACGCGAATGAAGTCCCGGCCTCCTTCGCGCCCGCGCGCAAGGCTCCGCTGGAGGCCAAGCGCACGCCCGCGGTGAGCCCCGCCACCGGCGTGGGTGGCAGCGGCCGGAACGTGGCGACGCCCACGTCCTCCGTCTCCGGAGGACGCTAG
- a CDS encoding M28 family metallopeptidase, giving the protein MASKINDSSRPLTSVSRLSSQDARSAEAKPRNRPLAFKDGFESSGARPGARLPQLPAPPPVLSLPPPATTPPVPPETPTEPPVSLDSDPMKHIEYLASDALKGRDSPSAGLDAASAYVQAHAEKYGLVGPNSNNPENPFQQKFNVYSWLGADKGGGTEGAHAGHAEHKQFGHKMFQEGFYLDEKMPKDTLKLLNQQYEQTMKAAGQTVVPARAGQQRSVEELKQVATATGQAVNTMAMLPGTGPHKDEVIVVMAHLDHVGVDRKGNAYNGADDNASGSAVLMAAVPELAEAAKNGKLDRSVLFVWTGAEEKGLVGSQYFVDHPIPGLELKNIAGVINTDMVGRWDDQRLSVVDTNTKGQPNYFRDVVDQANQQLADPFDRINRDINVYRDRQDGASFGRKGEDVLFLFEGLSNPEGGGDLIPEYHRQDDDIEKIIEDNGGNKPRRVKDLLLNVINIAANRTTEPQQPQPK; this is encoded by the coding sequence ATGGCCTCGAAGATCAACGACAGCTCGCGTCCCCTCACCTCCGTCTCGCGGCTGTCCTCGCAGGACGCCCGGAGCGCGGAGGCGAAGCCCCGGAACCGCCCCCTCGCGTTCAAGGACGGCTTCGAGTCCTCCGGCGCGCGTCCTGGCGCCAGGCTGCCGCAGCTGCCGGCGCCGCCGCCGGTGCTGTCGCTGCCGCCGCCCGCCACCACGCCGCCGGTGCCGCCGGAGACGCCCACCGAGCCGCCCGTGTCGCTCGACTCGGATCCGATGAAGCACATCGAGTACCTGGCGTCGGACGCGCTGAAGGGGCGTGACAGCCCCTCCGCGGGCCTGGACGCGGCCTCCGCCTACGTGCAGGCGCACGCGGAGAAGTACGGGCTGGTGGGGCCGAACTCCAACAACCCGGAAAACCCCTTCCAGCAGAAGTTCAACGTCTACTCCTGGCTGGGCGCGGACAAGGGCGGCGGGACGGAAGGGGCCCACGCGGGCCACGCCGAGCACAAGCAGTTCGGCCACAAGATGTTCCAGGAGGGCTTCTACCTGGACGAGAAGATGCCCAAGGACACGCTGAAGCTGCTCAACCAGCAGTACGAGCAGACGATGAAGGCGGCGGGCCAGACGGTGGTGCCGGCGCGCGCGGGCCAGCAGCGCAGCGTGGAGGAGCTCAAGCAGGTGGCCACCGCCACGGGCCAGGCCGTGAACACGATGGCGATGCTGCCCGGCACCGGTCCGCACAAGGACGAGGTGATTGTCGTCATGGCCCACCTGGACCACGTGGGCGTGGACCGCAAGGGCAACGCCTACAACGGCGCGGACGACAACGCGTCCGGCAGCGCGGTGCTGATGGCGGCGGTGCCGGAGCTGGCGGAGGCCGCGAAGAACGGCAAGCTGGACCGCTCCGTGCTCTTCGTCTGGACGGGCGCGGAGGAGAAGGGGCTGGTGGGGTCGCAGTACTTCGTGGACCACCCCATCCCCGGCCTGGAGCTGAAGAACATCGCGGGCGTCATCAACACGGACATGGTGGGCCGCTGGGATGATCAGCGCCTGTCCGTGGTGGACACCAACACCAAGGGCCAGCCCAACTACTTCCGCGACGTGGTGGACCAGGCGAACCAGCAGCTGGCGGATCCGTTCGACCGCATCAACCGCGACATCAACGTCTACCGCGACCGGCAGGACGGCGCGTCCTTCGGGCGCAAGGGCGAGGACGTCCTCTTCCTCTTCGAGGGCCTGTCCAACCCCGAGGGCGGCGGCGACCTCATCCCCGAGTACCACCGGCAGGATGACGACATCGAGAAGATCATCGAGGACAACGGCGGCAACAAGCCCCGCCGCGTGAAGGACCTGCTGCTCAACGTCATCAACATCGCGGCGAACCGCACGACGGAGCCGCAGCAGCCGCAGCCCAAGTAG
- a CDS encoding IS5 family transposase, with product MRGEVRGQSSFSLVQPAQRVPQGHPIRRIKDLADAQLKGLSPVFDAMYSGTGRPGIPPEMLLKACLLIALYSVRSERQFCERLEYDLLFRFFLDMSLDEPSFDASSFAKNKQRLLDADVARRFFEGVVGQAKGQGLMSAEHFTVDGTLIEAWAGVKSFKKKGGKDEGPPDDKGNPTVNFHGEKRGNATHESTTDPESRLARKGGNGAKLSYSASVLMENRTGLVADITVELATGEAEWVGALRMLDRQKEKGLVPTTLGADAGYDVQRFVDATRERGVTPHVAQTRDVRRASRVDGRTTRHGGYALSQRARKRVEEIFGWMKTVGGFRKTRYRGQARTGLWAYFVAAAYNLTRMARLMPA from the coding sequence ATGCGTGGAGAGGTTAGGGGTCAGTCGAGCTTCAGTCTGGTGCAGCCGGCGCAGCGGGTGCCCCAGGGCCACCCCATCCGGCGCATCAAGGACCTCGCGGATGCCCAACTCAAAGGACTCTCGCCCGTCTTCGACGCCATGTACTCGGGCACGGGGCGTCCGGGGATTCCGCCCGAAATGCTGCTCAAGGCATGCCTGCTCATCGCGCTCTACAGCGTGCGCAGCGAGCGACAGTTCTGCGAGCGGCTGGAGTACGACCTGCTCTTTCGCTTCTTCTTGGACATGAGCCTGGACGAGCCGAGCTTCGATGCGTCGAGCTTCGCGAAGAACAAGCAGCGGCTCTTGGACGCCGACGTGGCTCGCCGCTTCTTCGAGGGCGTGGTGGGCCAGGCCAAAGGCCAGGGGTTGATGTCGGCGGAGCACTTCACGGTGGACGGCACGCTCATCGAGGCGTGGGCCGGAGTGAAGTCCTTCAAGAAGAAGGGCGGCAAGGACGAGGGGCCGCCGGACGACAAGGGCAACCCCACCGTCAACTTCCACGGGGAGAAGCGAGGCAACGCCACGCACGAGTCGACGACGGACCCGGAGTCGAGGCTGGCGCGCAAGGGCGGCAACGGCGCGAAGCTCTCCTACTCGGCCAGCGTGCTGATGGAGAACCGCACCGGGCTGGTGGCGGACATCACGGTGGAGTTGGCGACGGGTGAAGCGGAGTGGGTGGGCGCGCTGCGGATGCTCGACCGGCAGAAAGAGAAGGGGCTGGTGCCCACGACGCTGGGGGCGGATGCCGGCTACGACGTGCAGCGCTTCGTGGATGCCACGCGCGAGCGCGGGGTGACACCCCATGTGGCCCAGACGCGCGACGTGCGCCGCGCCAGCCGCGTCGACGGACGCACGACACGCCACGGGGGGTATGCCCTGAGCCAGCGCGCCAGAAAACGAGTCGAGGAGATATTCGGCTGGATGAAGACTGTGGGCGGCTTCAGGAAGACACGCTACCGAGGCCAGGCGAGGACGGGCCTGTGGGCCTACTTCGTCGCTGCCGCGTACAACCTGACACGCATGGCTCGACTCATGCCCGCCTGA